The Megalops cyprinoides isolate fMegCyp1 chromosome 10, fMegCyp1.pri, whole genome shotgun sequence genome window below encodes:
- the irx4a gene encoding iroquois-class homeodomain protein IRX-4a has translation MSYPQFGYPYSSAPQFLMTTNSLTTCCETSGRTLSDSAVAASAQTPVYCPVYDSRLLATARHELSSAAALGVYGNPYTSSQGYGNYVTYGTDASAFYSLGTFDTKDGTASAHAGITQAAAYYPYDPTLGQYQYDRYGSMDGGTRRKNATRETTSTLKAWLQEHRKNPYPTKGEKIMLAIITKMTLTQVSTWFANARRRLKKENKMTWPPRNKCSDEKRYDDDDDDEEVSQDDQIKSENNDDENRSREDKDLQLSDLDDFDTIESESSECELKHQFQMNAHMATADCPSDLLKETSLKISIPVSFDVDQELTKSCLKTAADDCEDDVISRHQILECKPRIWSLAQTATSLNQTEYPSCMLRCQPTVASSLTASSTVNVIDRQKDSPVTTLRNWVDGVFHDPLFRHSTLNQALTNTTVSWTTTKGSILETGSLGRSVGNTIKGHIPSLQHQDSNKDSAFPKPGSKMYCS, from the exons ATGTCATATCCACAGTTTGGGTATCCGTACTCGTCTGCACCCCAG TTCCTGATGACCACCAATTCTTTGACCACTTGCTGCGAAACTAGTGGCAGGACTCTTTCGGATTCTGCTGTAGCAGCGTCTGCCCAAACGCCAGTTTATTGCCCTGTTTACGACAGTAGACTTCTGGCCACCGCCAGACACGAGCTGAGCTCGGCAGCGGCTCTGGGTGTTTATGGGAACCCCTACACAAGCAGCCAAGGCTACGGAAACTACGTTACTTATGGTACCGATGCCTCCGCTTTCTACTCACTG GGTACCTTTGACACAAAAGACGGAACAGCGTCTGCGCATGCGGGGATCACACAAGCTGCCGCGTACTATCCATATGATCCTACCTTGGGGCAATATCAATATGACAG ATACGGATCCATGGATGGAGggacaagaagaaaaaatgcaacTCGTGAAACGACGAGTACACTGAAAGCTTGGCTTCAGGAGCACAGGAAAAATCCCTATCCAACTAAGGGAGAAAAGATCATGCTGGCTATCATTACTAAGATGACCCTCACGCAGGTCTCCACCTGGTTCGCGAATGCCAGGAGGAGACTCAAGAAGGAGAACAAGATGACTTGGCCTCCTCGAAATAAATGTTCCGACGAGAAGagatatgatgatgatgatgatgatgaagaggtATCTCAAGACGACCAAATCAAAAGCGAGAACAACGACGATG AGAATCGAAGTCGTGAGGATAAAGATCTCCAACTAAGCGATCTGGACGACTTCGATACAATTGAGTCGGAGAGTTCTGAGTGCGAGCTAAAGCACCAATTTCAGATGAACGCGCATATGGCGACAGCAGACTGTCCGAGTGATCTTCTCAAAGAAACGTCTTTAAAAATATCCATTCCTGTTTCTTTTGACGTGGATCAGGAGCTGACCAAAAGCTGCCTGAAAACCGCTGCCGACGATTGTGAAGACGATGTCATAAGCAGGCACCAAATACTTGAATGCAAGCCAAGAATCTGGTCGCTGGCTCAGACTGCCACTTCTTTAAACCAAACTGAGTACCCGTCATGCATGCTCAGATGCCAACCGACTGTGGCTTCTTCTCTGACTGCGTCCTCTACAGTAAACGTTATCGATAGACAGAAGGATTCACCGGTTACCACGCTTAGAAACTGGGTTGACGGGGTATTCCACGATCCTTTATTTAGGCATAGCACTTTGAATCAGGCATTAACCAATACTACAGTTTCTTGGACCACGACCAAAGGTTCTATACTGGAGACAGGTTCTCTCGGACGTTCTGTTGGAAACACGATAAAAGGACACATTCCTTCCCTACAGCACCAAGATTCTAACAAAGACAGTGCATTCCCTAAACCGGGGAGCAAAATGTATTGCTCTTAA